A window of Leptospira brenneri contains these coding sequences:
- the purQ gene encoding phosphoribosylformylglycinamidine synthase subunit PurQ, with amino-acid sequence MKVRVVTFPGSNCDKDVGTILESEFGAKVEYTWYKESFSDIPDLVVLPGGFSFGDYLRCGAMAKFSNAMDSVVKYANQGGKVLGVCNGFQILTESGLLPGALLHNRTLKYICKDVDLIPVAENKIAKGLKGSLSIPIAHGEGAYFADSETLERLEKNGQVVFRYKQNPNGSLNDIAGICNEAGNVLGMMPHPERAVNPYTGKMDGKQILEALLKK; translated from the coding sequence ATGAAAGTTCGAGTGGTTACCTTTCCCGGTTCCAATTGTGATAAGGATGTAGGGACTATACTCGAATCTGAATTTGGAGCCAAGGTAGAATACACTTGGTATAAAGAATCTTTTTCTGACATCCCTGATTTAGTTGTTCTTCCTGGTGGGTTTTCTTTTGGAGATTACTTACGATGTGGTGCTATGGCAAAGTTTTCCAATGCTATGGATTCCGTTGTGAAATACGCCAACCAAGGGGGAAAGGTGCTCGGAGTTTGTAATGGGTTTCAAATTCTTACGGAATCTGGACTTCTTCCAGGAGCTTTACTTCATAACAGAACATTAAAGTATATTTGTAAAGATGTGGATCTCATTCCCGTTGCAGAGAACAAAATTGCAAAAGGATTGAAGGGGTCACTTTCCATTCCCATTGCACATGGAGAAGGTGCATACTTTGCAGACTCTGAAACTTTAGAACGATTAGAAAAAAATGGCCAAGTGGTTTTTCGTTACAAACAAAATCCGAATGGATCTTTAAATGATATCGCAGGAATTTGTAATGAAGCGGGAAATGTGCTAGGAATGATGCCTCATCCAGAGCGTGCTGTGAATCCGTACACAGGAAAGATGGATGGAAAACAAATCTTGGAAGCTCTATTAAAAAAATAG
- the ccsA gene encoding cytochrome c biogenesis protein CcsA: MERKIRIFHPAFDIGFYLVVCFSLVFAIILSLVYPNVILEQGLSHRIFYLHVPVAWVALYGPVLSFLFSLIFLFSRNMLWDRLAFTANQLSFLFAVGVLFSGPIWAYSAWGVPWDKTDARLQSFFILCISLVSYFIFRYLVPAKTKKAILSAYLSVLCAVSAILTWGAIRWIENPGNHPGSVLGKGGMDSDMKQSMWFGVLAFHFLFLILFLVSNRSEKIQDIRSKLKSELD; the protein is encoded by the coding sequence ATGGAACGTAAGATTCGGATATTCCACCCCGCTTTCGACATCGGTTTTTACCTCGTTGTTTGTTTCTCACTCGTTTTTGCCATTATTTTATCGTTAGTTTACCCCAATGTGATTTTAGAACAAGGGCTAAGCCACAGAATTTTTTATTTACATGTTCCTGTCGCCTGGGTCGCGTTATATGGACCTGTTCTCTCCTTTTTATTTTCTCTTATTTTTCTTTTTTCTCGGAATATGCTTTGGGATCGGCTTGCCTTTACCGCAAACCAACTTTCTTTTTTATTTGCAGTTGGTGTTTTATTTTCTGGCCCGATTTGGGCTTACAGTGCTTGGGGTGTTCCTTGGGACAAAACAGACGCTAGGTTGCAGTCATTTTTTATCCTTTGTATTTCGCTTGTAAGTTATTTTATTTTCCGTTATTTGGTTCCGGCAAAAACAAAAAAAGCCATCCTTTCTGCCTATCTTTCCGTACTTTGTGCTGTCAGTGCCATCCTTACTTGGGGTGCCATTCGGTGGATTGAGAATCCAGGAAACCATCCGGGGAGTGTTCTTGGAAAGGGTGGGATGGATTCTGATATGAAACAGAGTATGTGGTTTGGAGTGCTTGCCTTCCACTTTCTATTTTTAATCCTTTTTCTTGTTTCCAACCGTAGTGAAAAAATCCAAGATATTAGATCCAAACTGAAATCGGAACTGGATTAA
- a CDS encoding sugar phosphate nucleotidyltransferase, giving the protein MRFQEDSIDCVDFILKKDEVLTIILGGGKGTRLLPLTEKRSKPAVSFGGKYRLIDIPISNSLNSGFEKIFILTQFNSYSLNRHINRTYATNNIHQKSFVEIIAAEQTVSSANWFEGTADAVRKVLPYIREQKPKYVLILSGDQLYNMDLSDFMQSHLMDPETEISVATNAIPEDQIYGLGIVKSGVGGFIQEFIEKPQEVSQVESCRTKNGNFLANMGIYIFNTSTLIDVLEDRNMADFGKEILPKAIRERKVKAYTYDGYWEDIGTIRAFYEANLMLTDHIPKFNLYLEKTPIYTRARALPPSKIIQAVVNQALISEGTILNQCEVHRSIIGVRQLIASGTKIYDSIIMGLDHYGYFDRKSGKIPIGIGPNCEIRRTIVDKDCAIGANVRLLNEQNLQEYEDEYIRIREGIIVVPRHTAVPDGYTI; this is encoded by the coding sequence ATGCGATTTCAAGAAGACTCTATTGATTGTGTAGACTTCATTTTAAAAAAAGATGAAGTTTTGACCATCATCTTAGGTGGAGGGAAAGGAACTCGTTTATTACCTCTAACAGAAAAAAGATCCAAACCAGCAGTCAGTTTCGGTGGTAAATACCGCCTCATTGACATTCCTATCTCTAACTCGCTTAACAGCGGTTTTGAAAAGATATTTATCCTCACTCAGTTTAATTCCTATTCCCTAAACCGCCACATCAACCGAACCTACGCTACCAATAATATCCATCAGAAAAGTTTTGTGGAAATCATTGCTGCTGAACAAACTGTGTCGAGTGCCAATTGGTTTGAAGGAACTGCGGATGCAGTGAGAAAGGTTCTCCCCTATATCAGAGAACAAAAACCAAAATACGTCCTTATTTTATCCGGTGACCAACTTTATAATATGGATCTCTCTGATTTTATGCAGAGTCATTTGATGGATCCAGAAACAGAAATATCTGTAGCCACCAATGCCATCCCAGAAGACCAAATTTATGGACTAGGAATTGTTAAGTCGGGAGTGGGTGGGTTCATCCAGGAGTTCATTGAAAAACCCCAAGAGGTTTCACAAGTAGAATCTTGTCGTACAAAAAACGGGAACTTCCTTGCGAATATGGGAATTTATATTTTTAATACATCCACTCTCATTGATGTATTAGAAGATCGAAATATGGCAGACTTTGGAAAAGAAATTTTGCCAAAAGCCATCCGCGAAAGAAAGGTTAAGGCTTATACTTATGATGGGTATTGGGAAGACATTGGAACCATTCGTGCTTTTTACGAAGCCAATTTGATGTTAACTGATCATATCCCGAAGTTCAATCTTTACTTAGAGAAAACTCCTATCTACACTCGGGCCAGGGCACTTCCTCCTTCTAAGATCATCCAGGCTGTGGTCAACCAGGCACTGATTTCCGAAGGAACGATTTTGAACCAGTGTGAGGTACACCGGTCCATCATCGGGGTTCGCCAACTCATTGCTTCGGGAACCAAAATCTATGACTCCATCATTATGGGACTCGATCACTACGGGTATTTTGACCGGAAGTCAGGAAAGATTCCGATTGGAATTGGGCCTAACTGTGAAATACGACGGACAATTGTCGATAAAGACTGTGCCATTGGTGCCAACGTTCGGCTGTTAAACGAACAGAATCTTCAAGAATACGAGGACGAATACATTCGGATCCGAGAGGGAATCATCGTTGTTCCTAGGCATACGGCCGTTCCCGATGGGTATACAATTTAA
- a CDS encoding tetratricopeptide repeat protein, producing MFFRSFSLALLFFFPSLIWGQKLIGNQEYPEILWGKDQEFDTSDFPNGSFIYQKDDFILARGKLFQGEPPKSNGSFTYGTETITNSGKWNNDTIELLLSGKQNVRLDVIKRLEAGVRFDPQFFPFRYNLGRLYSLEMKYEKALVEFEYAKAEVPEYYKTYLHIAILSEITRQVYYAIMNYKLAVEKNPYDTEALIRLADHYLATGLKNRALLYLNKALKIEEESPNVKLGFARLEMEKGNFHIAYKIFNRTTLTTAEGKPKPYDKKFHYYFAETASKVTDYETAEEEYTKMLSFTNDPFFATVSAKVISRRRDIAKKFAEAKRTQLDDSEEETTPPNE from the coding sequence ATGTTCTTTCGTAGCTTTAGTCTCGCACTTCTGTTTTTTTTTCCCAGTCTGATTTGGGGACAAAAATTAATTGGGAATCAGGAATATCCAGAAATCCTCTGGGGAAAAGATCAAGAGTTTGACACCTCAGACTTCCCCAATGGTTCTTTTATCTATCAAAAAGACGACTTCATCCTCGCACGAGGAAAACTCTTCCAAGGCGAACCACCCAAATCCAATGGAAGTTTTACTTATGGAACTGAAACCATCACCAATTCGGGAAAATGGAATAACGATACGATCGAACTTTTATTATCGGGAAAACAAAATGTTCGTTTGGATGTGATCAAACGATTGGAAGCCGGGGTTAGGTTTGATCCACAATTTTTTCCCTTCCGTTATAACTTAGGGCGGCTCTATTCATTGGAGATGAAATACGAAAAGGCACTTGTTGAATTTGAATATGCGAAAGCAGAAGTGCCAGAGTATTACAAAACCTATCTCCATATTGCGATTCTTTCGGAGATCACAAGACAAGTTTATTATGCCATAATGAACTACAAATTGGCGGTGGAAAAAAATCCCTATGATACAGAAGCACTCATCCGTTTAGCCGACCATTATCTCGCAACAGGGTTAAAAAACAGAGCTCTCCTTTATCTCAACAAAGCATTAAAAATCGAAGAGGAAAGTCCAAATGTAAAACTTGGATTTGCTAGGCTTGAGATGGAAAAGGGAAACTTTCATATCGCTTATAAAATTTTTAACCGCACCACTCTCACAACGGCAGAGGGAAAACCAAAACCTTACGATAAAAAATTTCATTATTATTTTGCAGAAACAGCGTCCAAAGTTACCGACTATGAAACTGCCGAAGAAGAATATACTAAGATGTTAAGTTTTACAAACGATCCTTTTTTTGCGACAGTCTCTGCGAAGGTAATTTCAAGAAGGCGTGATATCGCCAAAAAATTTGCGGAAGCCAAACGAACTCAATTGGATGATTCGGAAGAAGAGACCACTCCTCCAAACGAATGA
- a CDS encoding PP2C family protein-serine/threonine phosphatase, with protein MSKEEAIHTILIVDDVPENVELLKYLLQQEGFKTYTAYSAEEARLVLLNTAIDTLLLDVNMPVQDGFSFCRELRTMDQFKLLPILFITSIEREVGFQEAMKNGGDDFINKPFNKRELVAKIHSVIRLKDLQDELYRQKSKYEKELQTARRVQDQLIPEKSFIWNGIKAQTLFHPYLQIGGDFVDSWIEEKKLHIVIADCSGHGPSAALIGAMFKMQLFNLVASMGLHERVEHLRKNMELVLPEDYAITFCYAILDQDLKLSYINGGHPAPLVYIDGETKFLKGMSPMIMGINFTANDEVQTVQLKNGSLFFMYTDGASEAMNSKSEYITEEGMKEIFHQSVKSGEDILQSVQDKILEFCGSSTPSDDMAMVCIQL; from the coding sequence ATGTCGAAAGAAGAAGCCATTCATACCATTCTCATCGTGGATGATGTTCCCGAAAATGTGGAACTTTTGAAATACCTTCTCCAACAAGAGGGATTTAAAACCTATACTGCTTACTCCGCAGAAGAGGCGCGTCTAGTTCTTTTGAATACAGCTATCGACACTCTCCTGTTAGATGTGAATATGCCTGTTCAGGATGGGTTTTCCTTCTGTCGGGAACTGCGAACCATGGACCAGTTCAAACTCCTTCCGATTCTTTTTATCACCTCGATTGAAAGAGAGGTGGGATTTCAGGAAGCGATGAAAAATGGTGGGGACGATTTTATCAACAAACCTTTTAACAAAAGGGAACTCGTGGCAAAAATCCATTCAGTGATTCGTTTGAAAGATTTACAAGATGAGTTGTATAGACAAAAAAGTAAGTATGAAAAGGAATTACAAACCGCAAGGCGAGTCCAAGACCAATTAATTCCAGAAAAAAGTTTTATTTGGAATGGAATCAAAGCTCAAACTTTATTTCATCCTTATTTACAGATCGGTGGGGACTTTGTTGATTCTTGGATCGAAGAAAAAAAACTCCATATTGTCATTGCCGATTGTTCGGGCCATGGTCCGAGTGCGGCTCTTATCGGTGCGATGTTCAAAATGCAATTATTCAATTTAGTGGCATCGATGGGACTTCACGAACGGGTAGAACATTTACGTAAAAATATGGAACTAGTTCTTCCCGAAGATTATGCAATCACCTTCTGTTATGCGATTCTTGACCAAGATCTAAAGTTATCTTATATCAATGGCGGCCATCCCGCTCCCTTAGTCTACATTGACGGTGAAACCAAATTCCTAAAAGGGATGAGTCCTATGATTATGGGAATTAACTTTACCGCCAATGACGAGGTACAAACAGTACAATTAAAAAATGGATCTTTGTTTTTTATGTATACGGATGGTGCCAGTGAAGCAATGAACTCTAAGTCCGAATACATTACCGAAGAAGGAATGAAAGAAATTTTTCACCAATCGGTAAAGTCAGGTGAAGACATTTTACAATCAGTCCAAGATAAAATTTTAGAATTTTGTGGATCTTCCACTCCGAGTGATGATATGGCCATGGTGTGTATACAGTTATGA
- the purS gene encoding phosphoribosylformylglycinamidine synthase subunit PurS → MFVAKINVTLKESVLDPQGQTVLRTLHDQGKTSISDLRVGKYIEMKISAGSQAEAETSAKEICESLLVNQVIETYRLVVEKV, encoded by the coding sequence ATGTTTGTCGCAAAAATAAACGTTACTCTCAAAGAATCGGTCCTTGACCCCCAAGGCCAAACCGTTCTCCGTACCCTTCATGACCAAGGGAAAACCTCTATCTCTGATTTAAGAGTTGGAAAATACATCGAAATGAAGATTAGTGCAGGCTCACAAGCGGAAGCAGAAACATCTGCCAAAGAAATTTGTGAATCTTTACTTGTGAACCAAGTGATTGAAACTTACCGCTTAGTTGTGGAGAAAGTATGA
- the sufC gene encoding Fe-S cluster assembly ATPase SufC, with protein MSAILEIKSLHANVGDKTILRGVNLTIGPGEVHAIMGPNGSGKSTLSNVILGHPKYTITSGDILFRGESILNKTTDERARLGLFLSFQYPTSLPGVTIGNFLKSILKAHRGKEVPVKEFKQELKQSMDLLEVPQSFIGRYVNDGFSGGEKKRAEILQMSLLKPVLSILDETDSGLDIDALRIVSEGINSNRNPERSILLITHYQRMLNYIVPDFVHVFADGRILETGGKDLSLKLEEVGYDWILEREGVK; from the coding sequence TTGTCCGCTATTCTCGAAATTAAATCTCTACATGCCAACGTAGGGGACAAAACGATCCTCCGGGGAGTCAATTTGACCATTGGACCCGGTGAAGTCCATGCCATCATGGGACCAAATGGATCAGGAAAGAGTACTCTTTCCAATGTCATTCTTGGCCATCCGAAATATACGATTACTTCTGGAGACATTCTCTTTCGGGGAGAGTCGATTTTAAATAAAACCACTGATGAAAGGGCAAGGCTTGGATTGTTTTTATCCTTCCAATACCCAACTTCACTTCCAGGTGTAACGATTGGAAACTTTCTAAAGTCCATTCTCAAGGCACATCGTGGAAAAGAAGTTCCTGTGAAAGAATTCAAACAAGAACTAAAACAATCTATGGATCTTTTGGAAGTCCCTCAGTCATTTATCGGACGTTATGTGAATGATGGATTCTCCGGTGGGGAAAAGAAACGGGCCGAAATTTTACAGATGAGTTTATTAAAACCTGTTTTATCCATTTTGGATGAAACAGATTCTGGTTTGGATATTGATGCGCTGCGAATTGTTTCAGAAGGAATTAACTCCAACAGAAATCCGGAACGTTCGATTTTACTCATCACTCACTACCAAAGAATGTTAAATTATATTGTTCCTGATTTTGTACATGTGTTTGCAGATGGAAGAATTTTAGAGACAGGTGGTAAAGACCTCTCCTTAAAATTGGAAGAAGTTGGTTATGATTGGATTTTGGAGAGAGAAGGAGTCAAATGA
- a CDS encoding heme exporter protein CcmB: MLLTLLKKEFYLIGRSLGGIVSLFTLSVSVVFIFYTSIEVNEMLSERSIRGIKWAIIFLLNFVIVSQSLWEERESMGWEASVSFVSPISLYLAKSCAIWFCTILVNASLVLILSVFFQNMSVDRYWGEWLFANLGSGCLVFLGVSLGLIAFESRLKEIIIPLLQLPFSIPLFLFGLEAEHRYWLEPGFYLPSVGLLLFFMLFYATLGSVMIEILRNEH, from the coding sequence TTGTTACTCACATTACTTAAAAAAGAATTTTATTTGATTGGCCGTTCTCTCGGAGGAATTGTTTCTCTTTTTACTTTAAGTGTTTCTGTTGTTTTTATTTTTTACACTTCCATTGAAGTAAACGAAATGTTGTCAGAAAGAAGCATTCGCGGAATCAAATGGGCAATTATTTTTTTACTCAACTTTGTGATCGTAAGCCAAAGTCTTTGGGAAGAGAGAGAGTCTATGGGTTGGGAGGCTAGTGTTTCCTTTGTCAGTCCTATTTCTCTGTATTTGGCTAAATCATGTGCGATTTGGTTTTGTACCATCCTTGTGAATGCTTCTTTGGTTCTTATCCTCTCTGTATTTTTTCAAAACATGAGTGTGGATCGGTACTGGGGAGAATGGCTTTTTGCTAATTTAGGGAGTGGGTGTTTGGTGTTTCTCGGTGTTTCTCTTGGTCTCATTGCCTTTGAAAGCCGGTTGAAAGAAATCATCATTCCCCTTTTGCAACTTCCCTTTTCCATTCCCCTTTTTCTGTTTGGGTTAGAGGCGGAACACAGATACTGGTTGGAACCAGGGTTTTACCTACCTTCCGTGGGTTTACTCCTCTTTTTTATGTTATTTTATGCAACACTCGGTTCTGTGATGATTGAGATTCTAAGGAATGAGCATTAA
- a CDS encoding phosphoribosylaminoimidazolesuccinocarboxamide synthase: MIPSPNYKGKVRDVYDLGDSLLLVATDRISAFDVVFTEPVSDKGKILTRISTAWFRHFPEIKNHLITDDVSKFPAPFQNAESLRDRSVLVKKAKRIDFECVVRGYLTGSAWKEYKADGTIAHVPYPKGILESYKFETPIFTPARKNDSGHDENVSESTMEAEVGKEIFAELKKLSLHLYNKAHELMAKQGILLCDTKFEFGLVDGKPILIDEILTPDSSRYWDASTYELGKTPASFDKQILRNWLESTDWDKNPPPPALPESLILELRKKYLELEDKITLCLSQK, encoded by the coding sequence ATGATTCCTAGTCCTAATTATAAAGGCAAGGTCAGAGATGTTTATGATTTAGGAGACTCTCTTCTTCTTGTTGCGACCGATCGAATTTCTGCTTTCGATGTGGTCTTTACCGAACCAGTTTCTGATAAGGGAAAGATTCTCACTCGTATCTCTACTGCTTGGTTTCGCCATTTTCCTGAAATCAAAAACCATTTGATTACCGATGACGTTTCCAAGTTCCCGGCTCCCTTCCAAAACGCGGAATCACTTCGGGATCGTTCCGTTTTAGTCAAAAAAGCCAAACGAATTGATTTTGAATGTGTTGTCCGTGGTTATCTCACGGGATCTGCTTGGAAGGAATACAAAGCGGATGGAACCATTGCTCACGTCCCGTATCCCAAGGGCATTCTCGAATCTTACAAGTTTGAAACTCCGATCTTCACTCCAGCCAGGAAAAATGATTCCGGCCATGATGAAAACGTGAGTGAATCCACGATGGAAGCAGAAGTGGGAAAGGAAATCTTTGCCGAACTAAAGAAACTTTCTCTTCATTTATACAACAAAGCACATGAGCTGATGGCAAAACAAGGCATCCTTCTTTGTGATACAAAGTTCGAATTTGGACTCGTGGACGGAAAACCTATTTTAATCGATGAGATCCTAACCCCAGATTCTTCCCGGTATTGGGACGCATCCACTTACGAACTGGGCAAAACTCCCGCCAGTTTTGATAAACAAATCCTCCGAAATTGGCTCGAATCTACGGATTGGGACAAAAATCCACCGCCCCCCGCATTGCCTGAATCCTTGATCCTAGAACTACGTAAAAAATACTTGGAATTGGAAGATAAAATCACCCTATGTTTGTCGCAAAAATAA
- a CDS encoding ABC transporter ATP-binding protein yields the protein MNQTLLETKALTISVGEKVLLREINLSFFKTGLVAVLGENGAGKSTLLKEIYHHSHSSPKWTWNQGKKKLTYLGHELGFYSSLSLEENLDYFSKLDGREPDLSKRKELLEAFRLQKRIWDPIHTFSRGMKQKVAILRVLLSSADLILFDEPYTGLDAESSKTLTELLNLESKSRLILIVLHSIPSDLQCTSQLKIEKGGVFVTHIT from the coding sequence ATGAACCAAACCCTTTTGGAAACAAAAGCGCTTACTATAAGTGTCGGCGAAAAGGTCTTACTTAGAGAGATCAATCTATCTTTTTTTAAGACGGGACTTGTCGCAGTCCTTGGGGAAAACGGAGCGGGGAAGTCCACACTCTTAAAAGAAATTTACCACCATTCCCATTCCTCTCCTAAATGGACTTGGAATCAGGGAAAAAAAAAACTTACCTACCTTGGCCATGAACTCGGATTTTATTCTTCTTTAAGTTTAGAGGAAAATTTGGATTATTTTTCCAAGTTAGATGGAAGAGAACCTGATCTTTCGAAACGAAAGGAGTTATTAGAAGCCTTTCGTTTGCAAAAAAGAATTTGGGATCCGATCCATACATTCTCTCGGGGAATGAAACAGAAAGTGGCAATTTTGCGGGTTTTACTTTCTTCGGCGGATCTGATTTTATTTGATGAACCCTATACTGGTTTGGATGCTGAATCTTCCAAAACCCTCACAGAACTTTTAAATTTAGAATCAAAGTCAAGACTCATACTCATTGTTCTCCATTCCATTCCTTCGGATTTACAATGTACTTCCCAATTGAAAATAGAAAAGGGAGGGGTGTTTGTTACTCACATTACTTAA
- a CDS encoding ABC transporter ATP-binding protein, translating into MFTLKNITVKVGDRSLLQNINLTADAKKITGLIGKSGSGKSTLFRLTLGLLEKEAGYNWSGSIFWNDKLLIKKQNPNLQPVFQDPLASFSPFGKMKDLLLEPIRIKHGLFLTKEKKQKELVRIESFCKRLDLEIDLLEKTKYELSGGQLQRFAILRSLLVEPEYLLLDEPVTALDVLVQKKIAEELKQINQTEKLGMFIVSHDLGFLSYMCDEIFVLDGGEIAESGNPAEILKNPKSNLLKSLVAARNHSFGGVVSSSESSN; encoded by the coding sequence ATGTTTACCCTTAAAAATATTACAGTAAAAGTAGGAGACCGTTCCCTATTACAAAATATCAATCTAACTGCTGATGCAAAAAAAATTACTGGCCTGATTGGAAAGTCAGGTTCAGGTAAATCGACTCTGTTTCGGTTGACCCTTGGTCTTTTGGAAAAGGAAGCGGGATACAATTGGAGTGGATCTATTTTCTGGAATGATAAGCTACTCATCAAAAAACAAAATCCCAATCTCCAACCAGTATTCCAAGACCCACTGGCTAGTTTTTCTCCTTTTGGTAAAATGAAAGACTTACTTCTTGAACCCATTCGGATCAAACATGGTTTGTTTTTAACGAAGGAAAAAAAACAAAAAGAATTGGTTAGAATCGAATCTTTTTGTAAACGTTTAGACCTTGAAATTGACTTACTTGAGAAAACAAAATACGAGTTAAGTGGTGGTCAATTACAACGATTTGCTATCCTTAGATCCTTACTTGTCGAACCGGAATACCTCCTTTTGGATGAACCAGTTACGGCATTAGATGTTCTTGTACAGAAAAAAATTGCAGAAGAACTAAAACAAATTAATCAAACAGAAAAACTCGGAATGTTTATTGTATCTCATGATTTGGGTTTTTTATCTTATATGTGTGATGAAATTTTTGTTTTGGATGGAGGTGAAATCGCAGAGTCAGGAAATCCAGCCGAAATTCTAAAGAATCCAAAATCTAATTTATTAAAAAGTTTGGTAGCAGCCAGAAATCATTCGTTTGGAGGAGTGGTCTCTTCTTCCGAATCATCCAATTGA
- a CDS encoding EAL domain-containing protein — MFTTESTEGNQFWNETYFVPHFQPIVNAINRSISAYEVLGRQFNPKKNTYESLGGLFHNRDQDPVPVYNIDRILREKAVQTLKESSLRTKLFFNMMPNFLSRVHHTDLFAENFHIIQLIEKYGIDRNQVVIEITEDEFDGSIDRLIQIVQIFRDYGLKIAIDDLGTGFSNLERIGYLHPDIMKVDIRIMRESLNKNSFKQVLGAISEMSQKLGSQLLFEGIETEEEVNLALSMGANLLQGFYFSTPNPHFLNRNTFSDKMKTVLENFSSVRSRELREKGVREQRIIDQLQDLFYELSDVKEEDFSYRFGQILGSLPREILKVFVCDAEGYQITPTYDLDRANGGYLERSRQIGNNYAWKPYFLKHKEESERFRKKWGVTYPLYDISNQNQYVIFTFSLMNGKILIAQVGWSE; from the coding sequence ATGTTCACAACGGAATCAACGGAAGGAAACCAGTTTTGGAACGAGACATACTTTGTCCCACATTTCCAGCCCATCGTCAATGCCATCAATCGTTCGATCTCAGCATACGAAGTGCTGGGTCGTCAGTTCAATCCCAAGAAAAACACCTATGAATCTTTGGGTGGTCTTTTCCACAATCGGGATCAGGATCCAGTTCCCGTTTACAATATTGACAGAATTCTAAGAGAAAAAGCAGTCCAAACCTTAAAAGAGAGTTCACTTCGAACCAAACTCTTTTTCAATATGATGCCGAATTTCTTATCTCGGGTGCATCATACCGATTTATTTGCTGAAAACTTTCATATCATTCAACTCATTGAAAAGTATGGAATCGATCGCAACCAAGTCGTGATCGAAATCACTGAGGATGAATTTGACGGTTCTATTGACAGGCTCATCCAAATCGTTCAGATCTTCAGGGATTACGGCCTGAAAATTGCCATTGATGATTTGGGTACTGGATTTTCCAATCTAGAAAGAATTGGATACTTACACCCCGATATCATGAAGGTCGACATTCGGATCATGAGAGAAAGTTTGAACAAAAATTCATTCAAACAAGTTCTGGGTGCTATATCCGAAATGTCTCAGAAACTCGGAAGCCAACTTCTCTTTGAAGGGATCGAAACGGAAGAAGAGGTGAACCTGGCTTTATCCATGGGAGCCAATCTCCTCCAAGGATTTTATTTCTCTACCCCCAATCCGCATTTTCTAAATCGAAATACTTTCTCGGATAAGATGAAAACAGTTTTAGAAAACTTCTCCAGTGTCCGTTCGCGGGAACTCAGGGAGAAGGGAGTTCGGGAACAGCGAATCATTGACCAACTCCAAGACCTTTTCTATGAGCTTTCTGATGTGAAAGAGGAGGATTTTTCCTACAGGTTCGGACAAATCCTTGGTTCTTTGCCAAGAGAGATCTTAAAAGTCTTTGTTTGTGACGCAGAAGGGTACCAAATCACTCCTACTTATGATTTGGACCGGGCAAACGGTGGGTATTTGGAAAGATCCCGTCAAATTGGGAATAACTACGCTTGGAAACCTTACTTTTTAAAACACAAGGAAGAGTCTGAGCGGTTCCGAAAGAAATGGGGGGTGACTTATCCCTTGTATGACATCTCAAACCAAAACCAATATGTGATTTTTACTTTTTCTTTGATGAATGGAAAGATCCTGATTGCCCAGGTAGGTTGGTCGGAATAG